From one Stieleria sp. JC731 genomic stretch:
- a CDS encoding CheR family methyltransferase, with translation MEVDQRNFDLIRKLVYDSAGLSIDERKAVLVDTRVKRRCTTIGCQTPQEYCRRLRHEDQSSEELGQLIESLTANETSFFQGYPQLAYFANDVVPELIARRKAAGERKLSVWSAACSTGDEAYTLAIILRTCIEDFQDWDVGVLATDIDSKLLAAAQRASYTDCSVHDVPDPYYKEFFRYRLGQHVVCDEIRETVDFQQLSLIDRPAMRAQSGFDTIFCRNALVKFNDTMRRKILARFYDALVPGGYLFLGHSESVGRISAAFEVVSSGCNIAYRKPWEGQHERSIGE, from the coding sequence ATGGAAGTCGACCAACGAAATTTCGACCTGATCCGAAAGCTTGTCTACGACTCTGCGGGTTTGTCTATCGATGAACGTAAGGCCGTACTGGTCGACACGCGAGTGAAACGGCGATGCACTACGATTGGTTGTCAGACTCCACAGGAGTACTGTCGCCGTTTGAGGCACGAAGATCAATCAAGTGAAGAGCTTGGGCAACTGATCGAATCGTTGACGGCGAATGAAACGAGCTTCTTCCAGGGATACCCCCAGTTGGCCTATTTCGCTAACGACGTGGTGCCGGAATTGATAGCCCGCCGCAAAGCTGCTGGTGAACGAAAGCTTTCTGTTTGGAGTGCGGCATGTTCGACGGGCGATGAAGCTTACACATTGGCAATCATTCTTCGTACCTGTATCGAGGACTTTCAGGACTGGGATGTCGGAGTCTTGGCAACAGATATTGATTCCAAATTGCTTGCTGCCGCGCAACGTGCATCGTACACCGACTGCTCCGTACATGACGTGCCAGACCCATACTACAAAGAGTTTTTCCGGTATCGGCTTGGCCAGCATGTTGTTTGTGATGAAATCCGCGAGACCGTAGATTTCCAGCAACTCAGTTTGATCGACCGACCCGCGATGCGAGCCCAAAGCGGTTTCGACACCATCTTCTGTCGCAATGCGTTGGTCAAGTTCAACGATACGATGCGCCGGAAAATACTCGCTCGTTTCTACGACGCATTAGTACCAGGGGGATACCTCTTTCTCGGGCACTCGGAGTCAGTGGGGCGCATTAGTGCAGCATTTGAAGTGGTTTCCAGTGGGTGCAATATTGCCTATCGGAAACCTTGGGAAGGGCAACATGAACGTAGTATCGGAGAATGA
- a CDS encoding polymorphic toxin-type HINT domain-containing protein — protein MLLSAIRSASGLSQVLIAILAIAVLVPSATSAEEASDVLVRSKALVQQALQAELQGESQQRQQLLNQAMEFDPENQTANWLSGNLKAGKEWVPVSLAALKNSSDERLLAYHDLRNRLQGNLAGEIELARWCRSNKLSDRERMHWENVLQFDRSNSEARSRLQMRVYKGNWVSLDDITAQRRTDNQREQALKQWMPVISKLAKDTKNPSPTRRAEAWRAIGAIDDANAIPALEQHTHKCDVSLQKHLLETIGRIKDQSSSNALVRLSLELNDSQSRMNAAMQLQQHPVHSYAPQYLDQLNTPIEYRSTLNRMGDALVSQMVIRQERADDVVTLAKTSNAGITTNTPLARQTLAYQRMMLTEYNFQRQRIAQTKRLIDTRNDGFQLSNGRIYEALRVATGEAVDDSPKAWWDWWKGYNEYYIPDNKQQVFLAQTESRQGSIIIPTPPRSECFPAGTLVHTETGKRPIESIRSGDKVLSRDTDTGELMYKLVVRTTVRPPSDTMRMIVSGEVITATVGHPFWVVGQGWTMAKDLNPGDQLHGIEDAGTLEVIEGGLPTEAFNLVVDGTNNYFVGDVGYLVHDNVVRSSNRNPIPGWNGDLVAKSE, from the coding sequence ATGCTTCTTTCAGCGATTCGATCCGCTAGCGGTCTCAGCCAAGTCTTGATTGCGATCCTTGCTATTGCGGTCCTTGTCCCGTCTGCAACTTCAGCCGAGGAGGCTTCGGATGTCCTCGTCCGCTCGAAAGCTCTCGTTCAACAGGCACTACAGGCTGAGCTTCAAGGTGAAAGCCAACAGAGGCAACAATTGTTGAATCAGGCAATGGAGTTCGACCCGGAAAATCAGACCGCGAATTGGCTTTCAGGCAATTTGAAAGCTGGAAAAGAATGGGTTCCCGTCTCGCTTGCTGCGTTGAAGAATTCGAGCGATGAGCGGCTGCTGGCTTATCACGATTTGCGGAATCGTTTGCAGGGTAATTTGGCCGGTGAGATCGAGCTTGCCCGTTGGTGTCGGTCGAACAAGCTGTCCGACCGCGAGCGTATGCACTGGGAAAACGTGTTGCAGTTTGATCGTTCCAATTCCGAGGCACGCTCTCGGTTGCAAATGCGGGTCTACAAAGGGAATTGGGTAAGCCTTGATGACATCACCGCGCAACGCCGAACTGATAATCAACGAGAGCAGGCATTGAAGCAGTGGATGCCTGTGATTTCAAAGCTGGCGAAAGACACCAAAAATCCATCTCCCACGCGTCGCGCCGAAGCATGGCGAGCGATCGGCGCCATCGATGATGCCAACGCAATCCCGGCATTAGAACAGCATACGCACAAGTGCGATGTGTCATTGCAGAAACACCTGTTGGAAACGATCGGCCGAATCAAAGACCAATCGTCCTCGAATGCTCTTGTCCGTCTGTCACTGGAACTGAACGACTCGCAGTCGAGAATGAATGCGGCGATGCAGTTACAACAGCATCCGGTTCATTCCTATGCACCACAGTATCTGGATCAGTTGAATACGCCAATCGAGTATCGTTCAACCTTGAATCGCATGGGTGACGCTTTGGTAAGTCAAATGGTGATTCGCCAAGAAAGGGCGGATGACGTTGTGACACTCGCAAAAACAAGCAATGCCGGGATCACTACAAATACGCCCTTGGCACGACAAACGCTCGCTTATCAGCGGATGATGCTTACAGAGTACAACTTTCAAAGGCAACGGATCGCACAGACAAAGCGATTGATCGATACCCGCAACGACGGATTTCAATTGAGCAATGGCCGGATCTACGAGGCACTAAGGGTTGCTACAGGAGAAGCCGTCGACGATTCACCAAAAGCGTGGTGGGATTGGTGGAAAGGATACAACGAGTACTACATCCCTGATAACAAGCAGCAGGTCTTTCTGGCCCAAACTGAATCCCGCCAGGGCTCGATCATCATTCCCACACCGCCTCGGAGCGAATGTTTCCCGGCGGGCACTCTTGTTCACACAGAGACTGGAAAACGTCCGATCGAATCAATTCGTAGCGGCGATAAAGTACTTTCGCGAGACACCGACACTGGCGAGCTGATGTACAAGTTGGTCGTTCGAACCACGGTTCGGCCGCCCAGTGATACCATGCGAATGATTGTTTCCGGTGAGGTAATTACCGCAACGGTCGGGCACCCATTTTGGGTTGTCGGCCAAGGTTGGACGATGGCAAAGGACTTGAACCCCGGTGACCAATTGCACGGGATCGAAGACGCGGGCACGTTGGAAGTGATCGAAGGTGGTCTTCCGACGGAAGCGTTCAACTTAGTTGTCGATGGCACAAACAACTATTTTGTCGGTGACGTCGGCTATCTTGTTCACGACAATGTTGTCCGTTCCTCCAATCGGAATCCCATTCCTGGTTGGAACGGCGATTTGGTCGCGAAATCAGAATGA
- a CDS encoding class I SAM-dependent methyltransferase — MEHRGTTKLSEKSSTDQIRERFDQDVERFTHLETGQSATIDAPLAMELITQAAVACSTTIRRVLDVGCGAGNNTIKLRQAYGQPFDADLLDLSSPMLKRAEQRVRESDVGEIVLWHEDIRTAALPESQFDVILAAAVLHHLREESDWFEVFTKLHRLLKPGGSLWITDLVTHETTSIDQMMWNRYGDYLTELGGESYRDKVFSYIDVEDSPRPVTFQLDLLRKVGFANVELLHKNSCFAAFGAIKA; from the coding sequence ATGGAACACCGAGGAACGACCAAACTTTCCGAAAAGTCATCAACCGATCAAATTCGCGAACGCTTTGATCAAGACGTTGAAAGGTTCACTCACCTGGAAACAGGGCAATCTGCAACGATTGACGCACCATTGGCAATGGAGCTAATCACGCAAGCTGCGGTCGCCTGCTCAACAACGATTCGACGCGTTTTGGATGTCGGGTGTGGTGCGGGGAACAACACCATCAAGCTTCGGCAAGCTTATGGGCAACCATTCGACGCGGACCTCTTGGACCTCAGTAGTCCGATGCTCAAGCGCGCCGAGCAAAGGGTCCGCGAAAGCGATGTCGGTGAAATCGTCCTCTGGCACGAGGACATCCGCACCGCAGCCCTCCCGGAGTCACAATTTGACGTCATCCTTGCCGCTGCTGTTTTGCATCACCTCCGCGAAGAAAGCGATTGGTTCGAGGTATTTACGAAGCTCCATCGTTTGTTAAAGCCCGGCGGAAGCCTTTGGATCACCGACTTAGTCACGCATGAAACAACGTCGATCGACCAAATGATGTGGAATCGCTACGGCGACTATCTCACCGAACTGGGTGGCGAATCCTATCGCGACAAGGTCTTTAGCTATATCGATGTTGAAGACTCACCACGTCCGGTCACGTTCCAACTCGACCTGCTACGCAAAGTTGGTTTCGCCAACGTCGAACTACTTCACAAGAATTCTTGCTTTGCCGCTTTCGGAGCGATCAAAGCCTGA
- a CDS encoding XylR family transcriptional regulator: protein MVVGHMVQKKRRVALLVETATTYGRCILEGIAKYQRTRARWSAFLEERELGASPPDWLLQRPWDGIICRNTTPELAAKIRRKRIPAVDLNDLHSDLKIPRLQSDMKAIGKLGASHLYERGFRNFAFCGFENETWSLQRRQGFADYLQGMGFELSDYQSVWRGKSAAKWDLDQERIINWIGQLPKPVGLMACNDIRAQQVLNACQSAGIYVPEQVAVVGVDNDELLCNFCDPPLSSIQPNPQRLGFEAAELLDALMSGEAIDVQQRLIEPLGVIVRQSTDALGIDDDLVVEAIAMIRESACFGITVQDVVAKLGCSRSSIERRFRQSVGHSPQQEIRATQMRRIKELLRDTSLPLSEIARLTGFEHTEYMTVVFKRLTGIPPSVFREDFQ, encoded by the coding sequence ATGGTTGTCGGTCATATGGTTCAAAAGAAACGTCGTGTCGCGCTCTTGGTTGAAACCGCCACAACCTATGGCCGATGTATCTTGGAGGGGATCGCAAAGTATCAGCGAACACGTGCCCGTTGGTCTGCGTTTTTAGAAGAACGTGAACTCGGTGCGTCGCCCCCGGATTGGCTTCTGCAAAGACCTTGGGATGGGATCATCTGTCGGAACACGACACCGGAGTTGGCTGCAAAGATTCGGCGGAAAAGAATCCCCGCGGTTGATTTGAATGACCTTCACAGCGATTTGAAAATTCCCAGATTGCAGTCAGATATGAAGGCGATCGGAAAGCTCGGTGCGAGTCATCTTTATGAACGCGGCTTTCGGAACTTTGCCTTTTGCGGGTTCGAAAACGAGACTTGGTCGTTACAGCGTCGGCAGGGCTTCGCTGACTATCTGCAAGGGATGGGATTCGAATTGTCGGACTACCAATCGGTCTGGCGTGGCAAGTCGGCAGCGAAGTGGGATCTGGATCAAGAACGCATCATCAATTGGATCGGGCAGCTTCCAAAGCCGGTTGGCTTGATGGCTTGTAACGACATCCGTGCTCAGCAAGTTTTAAATGCCTGTCAAAGCGCGGGGATCTATGTTCCAGAACAGGTTGCTGTTGTTGGTGTCGACAATGATGAATTGCTTTGCAACTTTTGTGATCCGCCACTGTCAAGTATTCAGCCAAATCCACAGCGGCTTGGGTTCGAAGCGGCTGAATTGCTGGATGCACTGATGTCGGGCGAAGCGATCGATGTGCAACAACGCCTGATCGAGCCGTTGGGGGTGATCGTGCGTCAGTCGACCGATGCACTGGGCATTGATGACGACCTGGTTGTCGAAGCGATCGCAATGATTCGCGAATCGGCTTGCTTCGGAATTACCGTGCAAGACGTGGTTGCAAAGCTCGGGTGTTCGCGAAGTTCAATCGAACGACGCTTCCGGCAAAGCGTCGGGCATAGCCCTCAACAAGAAATTCGCGCGACGCAGATGCGAAGGATCAAGGAGTTGCTACGGGACACAAGCTTGCCGCTTTCCGAGATCGCTCGGTTGACCGGTTTTGAGCACACCGAATACATGACGGTTGTGTTCAAACGCCTGACCGGGATACCGCCGAGCGTCTTTCGCGAAGATTTTCAGTAG
- a CDS encoding family 16 glycoside hydrolase produces the protein MFPHRIGIVAVLTAALGFVLPSVVLAQAISIDVDATERLHSVSPFLTGACIEDVNHEIYGGIYSQMLFGESFQEPSRQSPVKGFEAVGGQWAVQNGILNGPAGEGPKLVLQGPIIERGEVGVEVKLIGQAPGNAGLIIATNDAKVGADNFSGYEVAIDSQANRLVIGRHDHNFRLIGYEPVSVPTDQWVSLRIAIEDDAFTVFVDGKEITTIRDEHPLKAGTIGFRQWQRPAQYRNLQTQVAGKPEPIALTNNESSNEFSGQWDAVGNLSSGQLELTTDEPFVGNQSQRLIRKANDGVVGLSNRGLNRWGLTFLDNHVYEGYLWLRSDAEVKLSISAGDDDSSKRLAEQSITVATDGEWQRYDFELTPEGETQNGYFAISLQSQGHVDLGHAFLQPGPWGRYKDLPVRLDVVRGLIDQGITVLRYGGSMVDNPPNYRWKNMIGSRDRRQPYDGHWYDYSTNGWAILDFLNLCEAAGFFGIPCFSIDETPQDMLDFLQYANGDADSLWGKQRVADGHPEPYQLKYIQLGNEESVNQAYWDRYEPIARALWKQDPSLILIVGDFQFEKPIVDPFKFTGSPAGISSLSAHQKILALSKELDTEVWFDTHMWTGGPEPTSSMDSFFTYVDALEKLSEGAKHKVVVFEFNANNHRQRRALSNAEMIGRLMRDGRIPIALSANCLQPDGQNDNGWDQGLLFLNSSKVWLQPPGYVTQMVSEAYQPWVVKSNLRSLDNKPTPETLDVVATTSKDGQSVVIRLVNRGQTALPVDLNISGLKPQKSDAKIVTLAAELNAHNTADNPNHVQPQKRKVAIDARSASTRFELPPYSYSTVRVQ, from the coding sequence ATGTTTCCTCATCGAATCGGCATCGTTGCGGTTCTGACAGCCGCCCTAGGCTTTGTCCTTCCCAGCGTTGTATTGGCCCAGGCGATTTCGATTGACGTTGATGCGACCGAACGATTGCATTCCGTCTCGCCGTTTCTGACCGGCGCTTGCATTGAAGATGTCAATCACGAAATCTATGGCGGGATCTATAGCCAAATGCTATTCGGCGAAAGCTTTCAAGAACCAAGTCGCCAAAGTCCTGTGAAAGGTTTCGAAGCGGTGGGTGGCCAATGGGCTGTTCAAAACGGAATCCTTAATGGGCCTGCCGGTGAAGGCCCCAAGCTCGTGTTGCAGGGTCCGATCATTGAACGCGGCGAAGTTGGTGTGGAAGTCAAATTGATCGGGCAAGCTCCTGGAAACGCGGGACTTATCATCGCGACCAATGATGCGAAAGTCGGGGCCGACAACTTTTCGGGATACGAAGTTGCGATTGACAGCCAAGCGAACCGATTGGTCATCGGACGTCACGACCACAACTTTCGACTGATCGGCTATGAACCTGTTTCCGTACCAACGGATCAATGGGTAAGTCTTCGCATCGCTATTGAAGACGATGCCTTCACCGTCTTCGTCGATGGAAAGGAAATCACAACGATCCGTGACGAACACCCGTTGAAAGCCGGCACGATCGGATTTCGACAATGGCAACGTCCGGCTCAATATCGCAATCTGCAGACGCAGGTTGCCGGAAAGCCAGAGCCGATCGCGCTAACCAACAACGAAAGCTCAAATGAATTCAGCGGGCAATGGGATGCCGTGGGAAACTTGTCATCAGGGCAACTTGAATTGACCACCGACGAACCATTCGTTGGAAATCAATCGCAGCGTCTCATCCGGAAAGCGAACGACGGAGTTGTTGGCCTTTCCAATCGCGGACTAAACCGCTGGGGGCTTACCTTTCTTGATAACCATGTCTACGAAGGATACCTCTGGCTTCGATCCGACGCCGAAGTCAAACTTTCGATCTCGGCTGGCGACGACGATTCATCGAAGCGGCTTGCAGAACAATCCATCACTGTCGCAACGGATGGAGAATGGCAACGATACGACTTTGAATTGACTCCTGAAGGCGAAACTCAGAACGGTTATTTTGCCATCTCTTTGCAAAGCCAAGGGCATGTTGATCTTGGCCATGCGTTTCTTCAGCCCGGGCCTTGGGGACGCTACAAAGATCTCCCTGTGCGACTGGACGTTGTGAGGGGACTGATCGACCAGGGAATCACCGTGCTTCGGTACGGAGGATCGATGGTCGACAATCCTCCGAACTATCGCTGGAAGAACATGATCGGGTCGCGTGACCGACGCCAGCCCTATGACGGACACTGGTACGACTATTCGACCAACGGCTGGGCAATCCTCGACTTTCTAAACCTTTGCGAAGCTGCAGGATTTTTCGGGATTCCGTGCTTTAGCATCGACGAAACGCCACAGGACATGCTCGACTTTTTGCAATACGCCAATGGCGATGCGGATAGCCTGTGGGGCAAGCAACGCGTTGCTGATGGTCATCCCGAACCCTATCAACTGAAGTACATTCAGCTTGGGAATGAAGAATCCGTCAATCAAGCCTATTGGGATCGTTATGAACCGATCGCCCGAGCACTATGGAAACAAGACCCGTCGCTGATCTTGATCGTGGGCGACTTTCAATTCGAAAAGCCCATTGTCGATCCGTTTAAGTTCACCGGATCACCGGCCGGCATTAGCAGCTTGTCCGCCCACCAAAAAATCCTCGCATTATCGAAAGAGCTTGATACCGAGGTTTGGTTCGATACCCATATGTGGACCGGTGGACCGGAGCCGACGTCTTCGATGGATTCGTTTTTCACCTATGTCGATGCTCTAGAAAAGCTTTCCGAAGGTGCAAAGCACAAGGTTGTTGTGTTCGAATTCAACGCGAACAACCACCGACAACGACGGGCGCTATCAAACGCGGAAATGATCGGGCGACTGATGCGAGACGGGCGAATCCCGATCGCGTTGTCGGCAAACTGCTTGCAACCCGATGGTCAAAACGACAACGGCTGGGATCAAGGCCTGCTGTTCTTAAACAGCTCTAAAGTCTGGCTACAACCGCCTGGTTATGTGACGCAAATGGTCTCCGAAGCCTATCAACCTTGGGTCGTGAAATCGAACCTCCGCTCTTTGGATAACAAACCCACTCCCGAAACGCTTGATGTCGTCGCGACGACCTCGAAAGACGGCCAATCCGTCGTCATCAGGCTGGTCAACCGCGGCCAGACCGCACTGCCTGTGGACCTGAACATCAGCGGGCTAAAGCCTCAAAAAAGTGATGCAAAAATCGTCACTCTGGCTGCAGAGCTGAACGCCCACAACACCGCCGACAATCCGAACCACGTGCAACCTCAGAAACGGAAGGTGGCGATTGATGCAAGGTCGGCATCAACACGTTTTGAGCTGCCACCGTATTCTTACAGCACCGTTCGTGTCCAATAA
- a CDS encoding c-type cytochrome, whose translation MIEQNVNDSGDVLRRVCCCVDHFIVRRLSRQISMLSDTELFKSLGDRYCMALSTIGKGTMVLIRVLLVLLLLLFTAVLNSGTRSVAKEAANPSSQVDLPQGELRRVVALGKEIVESTATHPLSKDYVGNSLTCRSCHLDAGTDPKAATFLGVATAYPAWSPRENRVITLEDRVLNCFMRSLNGERPPNGSELSVAITSYITWLSRGEPLKMNPEAPLGPRHVQPLSIGATQADGTRGGALYAEHCAACHGEGGAGTADGPPVWGENSYNDGAGLSQVNKLAAWLKVAMPLDDPYLSEQEALDIAAFVNSQPRPKFILDRSQSKIP comes from the coding sequence ATGATCGAGCAGAATGTCAACGACTCCGGCGACGTCTTGCGGCGGGTCTGTTGCTGCGTTGATCATTTCATAGTGCGGCGTTTATCGCGGCAAATTTCAATGCTGTCGGATACGGAACTCTTTAAAAGTTTAGGGGACCGCTACTGCATGGCCCTCTCGACTATCGGAAAAGGCACAATGGTTTTGATTCGCGTTCTGCTTGTCCTCTTGCTGCTCCTCTTCACCGCGGTGCTCAATAGCGGCACGCGCTCTGTGGCGAAGGAAGCCGCAAATCCATCGTCGCAAGTAGATTTGCCGCAGGGCGAACTGCGCCGGGTCGTGGCCTTGGGAAAGGAAATCGTCGAAAGCACCGCCACCCATCCGCTATCGAAGGATTATGTCGGCAACAGCCTCACCTGTCGCTCTTGTCACCTCGATGCTGGCACTGACCCCAAGGCGGCGACCTTTCTCGGCGTGGCGACGGCCTATCCGGCATGGTCACCGAGAGAGAATCGAGTGATCACGCTCGAAGACCGGGTGCTGAACTGCTTTATGCGAAGTCTTAATGGCGAGCGGCCACCAAATGGCAGCGAGCTTTCTGTCGCCATCACTAGCTACATCACTTGGCTTTCAAGAGGCGAGCCGCTGAAAATGAACCCTGAGGCGCCGCTTGGACCCAGGCACGTTCAGCCGCTGAGCATTGGTGCAACCCAGGCTGACGGGACGCGGGGAGGAGCACTCTACGCCGAGCACTGCGCAGCCTGTCACGGCGAGGGTGGCGCGGGAACCGCCGATGGGCCTCCGGTCTGGGGCGAAAACTCGTATAACGACGGTGCCGGCCTGTCTCAAGTCAACAAGCTTGCCGCATGGCTTAAAGTCGCGATGCCACTTGACGATCCCTACTTATCCGAGCAGGAGGCACTTGACATTGCCGCGTTTGTGAATTCGCAACCTCGACCGAAATTCATTCTTGATCGTTCCCAAAGCAAGATCCCATGA
- a CDS encoding AAA family ATPase — translation MNSQLKKWLAKQNPWLQDAAEKILRNGSVSDIDIEHFVSIIKSSGETITSEDTEDSEIVPAAAKSIVRLISLGPVRGVDAMQPRRPLELSNHNLSVIYGHNGSGKSGYTRIIKRASGKPNACELKSNVFTDDEELPECEFRFEIDGTEKTVAWKSADPAIAELDCIDVFDTQRGRLYVDGETELSFKPPELAFLGDLIDVCSKVEAVLNKQRDALVCKLPELQASFDGSDAAVVYYGIKADTDVDKVCAELTWSAEDQSEYKSLVEQLHDVDVTKTLAAARRQLQQIEGIETELKSGAKATSAAMIEQFDQQISSRAAKRQAADEFAKSLECNSAITGIGEASWRAMWTAAQAFATEVGGDSVPFPRTDEKSRCVLCHQTLDEDARSRFQRFDEFVRGKLEAEAQAEELRLKTMIEGLPIEPSDASLSTSVQASGEDDVLEEELKAAWKMMRSVLKDLRRSVIPTNPGDCQQITETLVSKIGVIKQKREQSIAKLDADAKAFDRAIALERVRQFEARRWVVQQMKAMQAEVDRQKRQRDFDEWKKQTATTGISRQASKLSQTLITDALVERFNGELKNLGAHKIKVGITKRTPKGNVLHKIVFTDVKKKISSPSDVLSEGEQRIIALAAFLADSTGRPAASPVVFDDPISSLDHAFEEKMIDRLIDLSKSRQVIVFTHRLSLFGLISEKSGGAFNDVHIQREPWGTGEPGEMQLFPKNPLGALNDLKDRRLTKAKSVLSDDGYVAYMPLAKAICSDFRILMECICETHLLAGVVQRYRRSVQTLNRLSKLAMITPDDCQVVEYMMTKYSCYEHSQSDELPGDSPEPDDLANDMNQVIEWLTNFKKRMK, via the coding sequence ATGAACTCACAATTGAAGAAGTGGCTTGCGAAGCAAAATCCATGGCTGCAAGATGCTGCCGAGAAAATTCTGCGAAACGGAAGCGTTTCGGATATCGACATCGAGCACTTTGTCTCCATCATCAAGTCGTCGGGTGAGACAATCACGTCAGAAGACACCGAAGATTCAGAGATTGTCCCCGCCGCCGCCAAGTCCATCGTGCGGTTAATTTCACTCGGTCCGGTTCGGGGTGTGGATGCCATGCAACCACGCCGACCGCTTGAACTATCGAATCACAATCTGTCCGTGATCTACGGACATAACGGTTCGGGAAAGTCGGGCTATACTCGAATCATCAAGCGGGCTAGTGGCAAACCGAATGCGTGCGAACTGAAGTCGAACGTTTTTACGGATGACGAGGAGTTGCCGGAGTGCGAATTTCGATTTGAGATTGACGGCACCGAAAAAACTGTCGCGTGGAAGTCAGCAGACCCTGCGATCGCAGAATTGGACTGCATCGACGTGTTCGACACGCAACGCGGTCGGCTGTACGTCGATGGCGAAACGGAGCTTTCTTTTAAGCCTCCTGAGCTGGCTTTCCTGGGTGACTTGATTGACGTGTGTAGCAAGGTCGAGGCGGTATTAAACAAGCAGCGAGACGCCTTGGTTTGCAAGCTTCCTGAATTGCAAGCGTCTTTCGACGGTTCCGACGCCGCTGTCGTTTACTACGGCATCAAGGCGGATACCGATGTCGACAAAGTTTGTGCCGAGCTGACTTGGTCCGCGGAGGATCAATCCGAGTATAAGTCATTAGTCGAACAGCTCCACGATGTAGATGTAACAAAGACTCTCGCCGCGGCGCGGAGGCAACTCCAGCAAATCGAAGGGATCGAGACGGAACTGAAATCGGGAGCGAAAGCAACCAGTGCAGCAATGATCGAACAGTTCGATCAACAGATCAGCTCGCGTGCCGCAAAGCGACAGGCCGCCGATGAGTTTGCAAAATCGTTGGAGTGCAATTCGGCAATTACTGGGATTGGAGAGGCTAGTTGGCGAGCGATGTGGACCGCAGCGCAGGCTTTCGCGACGGAAGTCGGTGGTGATTCTGTCCCATTCCCACGAACGGACGAAAAATCTCGATGCGTGCTGTGCCACCAGACGCTTGACGAAGATGCTCGGAGCCGTTTCCAGCGGTTTGACGAGTTCGTTCGCGGCAAGCTCGAAGCCGAGGCCCAGGCCGAGGAACTTCGGCTGAAGACGATGATCGAGGGTCTACCGATCGAACCATCCGACGCATCGCTATCTACATCGGTACAAGCGTCTGGCGAAGACGATGTGTTGGAAGAGGAATTGAAAGCCGCTTGGAAAATGATGCGGTCGGTGCTGAAGGATTTACGGCGATCGGTGATTCCGACTAATCCAGGCGATTGCCAGCAGATAACGGAGACGCTCGTGTCCAAGATAGGCGTCATCAAACAGAAGCGGGAGCAGTCGATCGCCAAGCTCGATGCGGACGCGAAGGCGTTTGATCGAGCGATCGCCCTTGAACGTGTCCGACAATTCGAGGCCCGTCGCTGGGTGGTCCAGCAAATGAAAGCCATGCAGGCCGAGGTCGATCGGCAAAAGCGCCAGCGTGACTTTGATGAATGGAAGAAGCAGACTGCGACGACCGGGATCTCTCGGCAGGCGAGCAAACTTTCGCAGACGCTGATTACTGACGCACTTGTAGAGCGTTTCAACGGCGAATTGAAGAACCTAGGCGCACATAAGATCAAAGTTGGGATCACAAAGCGAACACCCAAAGGAAACGTGCTGCACAAGATCGTATTCACCGACGTGAAGAAAAAGATTTCGTCGCCGTCAGATGTCCTGAGTGAAGGTGAACAGCGAATTATCGCGTTGGCAGCGTTCTTAGCTGATTCGACGGGACGCCCGGCAGCAAGTCCAGTCGTGTTCGACGATCCAATCTCATCACTCGATCATGCGTTTGAAGAGAAAATGATCGACCGGCTAATTGACCTTAGCAAAAGCCGGCAGGTGATTGTATTTACTCACCGGCTGAGTCTTTTTGGGCTCATTAGCGAAAAGTCAGGAGGGGCGTTCAATGACGTGCACATTCAACGTGAGCCATGGGGCACAGGTGAACCAGGGGAGATGCAACTGTTTCCTAAAAATCCGCTGGGTGCTTTGAATGACCTGAAAGATAGGCGATTGACGAAAGCTAAGTCGGTCCTCTCAGACGACGGGTACGTCGCTTACATGCCTTTGGCAAAGGCTATTTGCAGCGACTTCCGGATCCTGATGGAGTGTATTTGTGAAACGCATCTGCTCGCCGGAGTGGTTCAACGCTATCGGCGATCAGTGCAAACATTAAACAGGCTTTCTAAGCTTGCTATGATCACGCCGGACGATTGCCAAGTCGTTGAATATATGATGACAAAATATTCCTGCTACGAACACAGTCAGTCGGATGAGCTTCCTGGCGACTCACCCGAACCGGACGATCTGGCTAACGATATGAACCAGGTCATCGAGTGGCTGACGAATTTCAAGAAGCGAATGAAGTAG